In one Lolium rigidum isolate FL_2022 chromosome 3, APGP_CSIRO_Lrig_0.1, whole genome shotgun sequence genomic region, the following are encoded:
- the LOC124698917 gene encoding probable methyltransferase PMT2: protein MAIKGNSGEYRARSPLAMVVAVLLCCFFYVLGAWQRSGYGKGDRIAVAVTRQTACADASAAGLSFETHHAGANLSTSGLGEPPPTFAPCAAALADHTPCHDQDRAMKFPRKNMVYRERHCPSDGELLRCLVPAPPGYVTPFPWPKSRDYVPYANAPYKSLTVEKAVQNWVQYEGAVFRFPGGGTQFPHGADKYIDQLANVVPFADGTVRTVLDTGCGVASLGAYLDSRGVIAMSFAPRDSHEAQVQFALERGVPAFIGVLGSVKLPFPSSSFDMAHCSRCLIRWSDNGGMYMMEVDRVLRPGGYWVLSGPPINWKANYRKWERTKEDLSGEQKRIEEYAEMLCWEKLTEMNEVGVWRKRTDTAACPARPAAVRTCDPANPDDVWYKNMETCITPSTAAAGGQLQPFPARLKAVPPRISSGAIPGFTVESYEEENRQWEKHVKAYRKVNYKLDTERYRNILDMNAGVGGFAAALFSPKSWVMNVVPTAAELSTLGVIYERGLIGIYHDWCEAFSTYPRTYDLIHANGVFSLYRDRCKMEDIMLEMDRILRPEGTVILRDDIDVLLQVQKLATGMRWKTMMANHEDSPHIPEKVLYAVKRYWTADGDNSSEENGSSSEGKGSDV, encoded by the exons ATGGCGATCAAGGGCAACTCGGGGGAGTACAGGGCTCGGAGCCCGCTGGCCATGGTGGTCGCCGTCCTGCTGTGCTGCTTCTTCTACGTGCTCGGCGCCTGGCAGCGCAGCGGCTACGGCAAGGGCGACCGCATCGCGGTGGCGGTGACCCGACAGACGGCCTGCGCCGACGCCTCCGCGGCCGGGCTCAGCTTCGAGACGCACCACGCCGGCGCGAACCTGTCGACGTCCGGCCTTGGTGAGCCACCGCCAACGTTCGCGCCGTGCGCGGCGGCGCTGGCTGACCACACCCCGTGCCACGACCAGGACCGGGCCATGAAGTTCCCGCGGAAGAACATGGTGTACCGGGAGCGGCACTGCCCGTCGGACGGCGAGCTGCTGCGGTGCCTCGTCCCGGCGCCGCCGGGGTACGTCACACCGTTCCCGTGGCCCAAGAGCCGAGACTACGTGCCCTACGCCAACGCGCCGTACAAGAGCCTCACCGTCGAGAAGGCCGTCCAGAACTGGGTCCAGTACGAGGGCGCCGTTTTCCGCTTCCCCGGGGGCGGCACCCAGTTCCCGCACGGCGCCGACAAGTACATCGACCAGCTCGCAAACGTCGTCCCTTTCGCCGACGGCACCGTCCGCACCGTGCTCGACACCGGCTGCGGC GTGGCGAGCCTGGGCGCGTATCTGGATTCCCGTGGCGTGATCGCCATGTCCTTCGCGCCGCGGGACTCGCACGAGGCGCAGGTGCAGTTCGCGCTAGAGCGTGGCGTGCCGGCCTTCATCGGCGTCCTCGGTTCCGTCAAGCTCCCCTTCCCTTCGAGCTCATTCGACATGGCGCACTGTTCCCGCTGCCTCATCCGCTGGTCCGACAACG GCGGGATGTACATGATGGAGGTGGACCGTGTTCTCCGGCCAGGCGGGTACTGGGTGCTCTCCGGCCCGCCGATCAACTGGAAGGCCAACTACCGGAAGTGGGAGCGCACCAAGGAGGATCTCTCCGGCGAGCAGAAGAGGATCGAAGAGTACGCAGAGATGCTCTGCTGGGAGAAGCTCACCGAGATGAACGAGGTCGGCGTGTGGCGGAAGCGGACGGACACGGCCGCGTGCCCAGCCAGGCCGGCGGCGGTCCGGACCTGCGACCCGGCCAATCCCGACGACGTCTG GTACAAGAACATGGAGACGTGCATCacaccgtccaccgccgccgccggaggacagCTGCAGCCATTCCCGGCGCGGCTGAAGGCCGTTCCACCACGGATAAGTTCAGGCGCCATTCCTGGGTTTACCGTCGAGTCGTACGAGGAGGAGAACCGGCAGTGGGAGAAGCATGTCAAGGCTTACAGGAAGGTCAACTACAAGCTTGACACGGAGCGGTACCGGAACATCCTGGACATGAATGCCGGCGTGGGTGGCTTCGCCGCGGCCCTCTTCTCCCCAAAGTCTTGGGTCATGAACGTCGTGCCCACCGCCGCCGAGCTCTCTACCCTCGGTGTCATCTACGAGAGGGGCCTCATCGGCATCTACCATGACTG GTGTGAGGCCTTCTCAACTTACCCAAGGACCTACGACCTCATCCATGCCAATGGAGTATTCAGCCTCTACAGGGACAG GTGCAAGATGGAGGACATCATGCTAGAGATGGACCGGATTCTGCGCCCCGAGGGCACGGTGATCCTCCGGGACGACATCGACGTCCTGCTGCAGGTGCAGAAGCTGGCCACCGGAATGCGTTGGAAGACGATGATGGCAAACCACGAGGACAGCCCACACATCCCAGAGAAGGTGCTCTACGCCGTCAAGCGTTACTGGACAGCCGACGGCGACAACAGTTCTGAAGAGAACGGAAGTTCATCAGAGGGCAAAGGCTCAGATGTATGA